One stretch of Cervus canadensis isolate Bull #8, Minnesota chromosome 5, ASM1932006v1, whole genome shotgun sequence DNA includes these proteins:
- the VAMP5 gene encoding vesicle-associated membrane protein 5: MAGKELERCQQQADEVTEIMRNNFDKVLERDGKLVELQQRSDQLLDMSSAFSKTTKNLAQKKRWENARCRIYVGLAVGSALLILLIVLLAILLPQSSKGSSAPQVQDAGPALGPGE, from the exons GCAGGGAAAGAGTTGGAGCGATGCCAGCAGCAGGCGGATGAGGTGACAGAAATCATGCGCAACAACTTCGACAAGGTCCTGGAGCGTGACGGGAAGCTGGTGGAGCTGCAGCAGCGTTCAGACCAACTCCTGGACATG AGCTCAGCCTTCAGCAAGACAACCAAGAATCTGGCCCAGAAGAAGCGCTGGGAGAATGCCCGGTGCCGGATCTACGTGGGGCTGGCAGTGGGCAGTGCCCTGCTCATCCTCCTGATTGTGTTGCTGGCCATCCTTCTCCCACAAAGCAGCAAGGGCAGCAGCGCCCCACAGGTCCAGGATGCAGGCCCTGCCTTGGGGCCTGGGGAATGA
- the RNF181 gene encoding E3 ubiquitin-protein ligase RNF181: MFIGQRHKTEVRPGLRTVSDSPAAMASYFDEHDCEPLDRERDPRTNMLLELARSLFNRMDFEDLGLVVDWDHHLPPPAAKTAVENLPRTVIRGSQAELKCPVCLLEFEEEETAIEMPCHHLFHSNCILPWLSKTNSCPLCRHELPTDDDTYEEHKRDKARKQQQKHRLENLHGAMYT; encoded by the exons TTTATTGGCCAGCGCCACAAGACTGAGGTCCGGCCGGGACTGAGGACTGTGTCAGACAGCCCGGCTGCCATGGCGTCCTATTTCGATGAACACGACTGCGAGCCGTTGGATCGCGAACGGGATCCCCGAACAAACATGCTGCTGGAGCTTGCAAG GTCCCTTTTCAATAGGATGGACTTTGAAGACTTGGGGTTGGTAGTAGATTGGGACCACCACCTGCCTCCACCCGCTGCCAAGACTGCAGTTGAGAACCTTCCCAGGACAGTCATCAGGGGCTCTCAGgctg AGCTCAAGTGCCCCGTGTGTCTTTTGGAATTTGAGGAGGAGGAGACCGCCATTGAGATGCCTTGCCATCATCTCTTCCATTCCAACTGCATTCTGCCCTGGCTGAGCAAG ACCAATTCCTGCCCTCTGTGCCGCCATGAGCTGCCCACTGATGATGACACTTATGAGGAGCACAAGCGAGATAAG GCTCgcaagcagcagcagaagcaccGCCTCGAGAACCTCCACGGAGCCATGTACACATGA
- the TMEM150A gene encoding transmembrane protein 150A, which translates to MTAWILLPVSLSAFSITGLWTVYAMAVMNHHVCPVENWSYNESCSPDPTEQGGPKICCTLDDIPLISKCGLYPPESCLFSLIGNLGAFMVALICFLRYGQLLEQSRHSWVNTTTLITGCTNAAGLVVVGNFQVDHAKSLHYVGTGVAFTAGLLFVCLHCALSYHGANAPQDLAMAYLRIVLATIAFVTLILTGVFFIHESSQLQHGAALCEWVFVIDILVFYGTFSYEFGAVSSDTLVAALQPTPSRACKSSGSSSTSTHLNCSPESVAMI; encoded by the exons ATGACCGCCTGGATCCTCCTTCCTGTCAGCCTGTCAGCATTCTCCATCACTGGCCTATGGACTGT GTATGCCATGGCCGTGATGAACCACCACGTGTGCCCCGTGGAGAACTG GTCTTACAACGAATCCTGCTCTCCTGACCCCACGGAGCAAGGGGGCCCCAAGATCTGCTGCACCCTGGATGACATCCCCCTCATCAG CAAATGTGGCTTGTACCCCCCTGAGAGCTGCCTCTTCAGCCTCATTGGCAACCTGGGTGCTTTCATGG TGGCCCTGATCTGCTTCCTGCGCTATGGGCAGCTCCTGGAGCAGAGCCGTCATTCCTGGGTCAACACCACGACGCTCATCACAGGCTGCACCAACGCTGCGGGTCTGGTGGTGGTGGGCAACTTCCAG GTGGACCACGCTAAATCTCTGCACTATGTCGGAACCGGTGTGGCCTTCACTGCCGGCCTGCTTTTCGTTTGCCTGCACTGTGCCCTCTCCTACCACGGGGCCAACGCCCCTCAGGACCTGGCCATGGCCTACCTGCGGATTGTGCTGGCAACCATCGCCTTTGTCACTCTGATCCTCA CTGGGGTCTTCTTCATCCATGAGAGCTCTCAGCTGCAGCATGGGGCAGCCCTGTGTGAGTGGGTGTTCGTCATTGACATCCTCGTCTTCTATGGAACCTTCAGCTACGAGTTTGGGGCGGTCTCCTCAGACACACTGGTGGCCGCGCTGCAACCCACCCCCAGCCGGGCCTGCAAGTCCTCTGGAAGCAGCAGCACCTCCACCCACCTCAACTGTAGCCCTGAGAGCGTCGCCATGATCTGA